A window of the Pseudomonas gozinkensis genome harbors these coding sequences:
- a CDS encoding GNAT family N-acetyltransferase: MAQFEWRTSLCAPDFPAAAYEALRLRVTDHTPFNSLDWLCAAEQALDAHERLHVLLGWEADELRLCLPLVASRERFFGLPFRVVHHLGYPLADRLALLSRLNAEDMRQALRLIRQRVPHALLQLNEIVEPVGDESVLTEWMAHSSTGERRLSCRVPVHLISDADRQEVSGDPRYKLRRARKRIAACGAEVRRIIPDATSMGPLLLAISEVEAVSWKGDEGVGIFASERSRRCMENAFTALAASGRVRVVMLELDGRCISYRLGLFEQGRLYDYNLAFLPRYADLGSGRVLLEEWIRWGLDDNWRWIDASRVSLENSSHQLHERMTGQLEHWRWSSYSWRPSGLLLGLGLRVWHRLKPGLQQWRAKRAAAKSAVIATPVINPTKEGEHASPSHSQR; encoded by the coding sequence ATGGCGCAATTCGAATGGCGCACCTCGTTGTGCGCACCTGACTTCCCGGCGGCGGCCTATGAAGCGCTGCGCCTGCGGGTGACGGATCACACGCCGTTCAACAGCCTCGACTGGCTGTGTGCGGCAGAGCAGGCGCTCGATGCGCACGAGCGGCTGCATGTATTGCTGGGTTGGGAAGCAGACGAATTGCGCCTGTGCCTGCCACTGGTGGCGAGCCGTGAAAGGTTTTTCGGTTTGCCGTTTCGGGTGGTGCATCACCTGGGTTATCCGCTGGCCGATCGCCTGGCGTTGTTATCACGGCTGAACGCCGAAGACATGCGCCAGGCCCTGCGGCTGATTCGTCAGCGAGTGCCCCACGCCCTGCTGCAACTCAACGAAATCGTCGAGCCGGTCGGCGACGAAAGCGTACTCACCGAATGGATGGCCCACAGCTCCACCGGCGAACGTCGCTTGAGCTGCCGGGTGCCGGTACACCTGATCAGCGACGCCGACCGCCAGGAAGTCTCGGGCGATCCGCGCTACAAACTGCGTCGGGCGCGCAAGCGGATTGCCGCGTGCGGCGCCGAGGTCCGGCGGATTATTCCCGACGCAACCAGCATGGGCCCGTTGCTTCTGGCCATCAGCGAAGTCGAAGCGGTGAGCTGGAAAGGCGACGAAGGCGTCGGGATCTTTGCCAGCGAACGCAGCCGCCGCTGCATGGAAAACGCCTTCACCGCCCTCGCCGCTTCGGGCCGGGTGCGCGTGGTGATGCTGGAGCTGGATGGACGTTGCATCAGCTATCGGCTCGGCCTGTTCGAACAGGGCCGGCTCTACGATTACAACCTCGCCTTCCTGCCGCGATACGCCGATCTGGGCAGCGGCCGGGTGTTGCTGGAGGAATGGATTCGCTGGGGGCTGGACGACAACTGGCGCTGGATCGATGCCTCGCGGGTCAGCCTGGAAAACTCCAGCCATCAACTGCACGAACGCATGACCGGACAACTGGAGCACTGGCGCTGGAGTTCCTACTCGTGGCGCCCGAGCGGCCTGTTGCTGGGGCTGGGGCTGCGCGTCTGGCACCGGCTAAAGCCTGGGTTGCAACAATGGCGGGCGAAGCGTGCGGCGGCCAAATCGGCGGTCATTGCGACACCTGTGATCAACCCCACCAAGGAGGGCGAACATGCCTCGCCAAGTCATAGTCAACGCTGA
- a CDS encoding GNAT family N-acetyltransferase, with protein sequence MNVLQKVSDHIKQKGLRATVAKVWKHYVFSHQELLWMERDLVSPVPPHSLKPYPPLRVVKITPDNTSAFARHFGDRVGTMAELAREHHTGHMHLDDQGHAVAFIWGTAQDYFDRHYYGCMFPVKPGEFFEFGGELTRSYWGTELSVDLQLELWKAMAAQGCDKVVDVCEFHNIPALKLHLRMGYTEQGRIMNVYELFGRWRFFRETRYSGSRLDALRKPSRPTVTATAT encoded by the coding sequence ATGAATGTTCTGCAAAAAGTCAGCGATCACATCAAACAGAAAGGCCTGCGGGCCACCGTGGCCAAGGTGTGGAAGCACTACGTCTTTTCTCATCAGGAACTGCTGTGGATGGAGCGCGATCTGGTCAGTCCGGTGCCACCCCACAGTCTCAAACCCTACCCACCGCTGCGGGTGGTGAAGATCACCCCGGACAACACCAGCGCCTTCGCCCGCCACTTCGGCGACCGCGTCGGCACCATGGCGGAACTGGCCCGGGAACATCACACCGGGCACATGCACCTCGACGATCAGGGCCACGCGGTGGCCTTCATCTGGGGCACCGCTCAAGACTATTTCGACCGCCACTACTACGGCTGCATGTTCCCGGTGAAACCCGGTGAGTTCTTCGAGTTCGGCGGCGAGCTGACCCGCTCGTACTGGGGCACCGAACTGTCGGTGGACCTGCAACTGGAACTGTGGAAAGCCATGGCTGCCCAGGGCTGCGACAAGGTCGTGGACGTCTGCGAGTTCCACAACATCCCGGCGCTCAAGCTGCACCTGCGCATGGGCTATACCGAACAGGGCCGGATCATGAATGTGTATGAGCTGTTCGGCCGCTGGCGCTTCTTCCGCGAAACCCGCTACAGCGGCTCGCGTCTGGATGCATTGCGCAAACCTTCCCGTCCAACTGTCACAGCAACGGCGACCTGA
- a CDS encoding lipopolysaccharide biosynthesis protein: MSRGSYLKHLALSMGTKLAMIALRLLRNVLLARILGPSERGLFALLSTLPDLISAATSGGLNSAVGYQAAKQRPMGLLLAQVLVFGCLLAGLLTLLVVALVREFGSELDVTMQLGLLAWLLLLAVPLTVLKSGLLTLHNASGGVVAFNALRLVESLAPLLLFLALFWMWKEAALEAALISWLAGISLVVLVGWLWLKRAQPLQLQWDRASQNELLRFSARSHPDLLFQQVILRSDYLFIGALLGSTALGHYAMASAAAELLLIVPEAVTTPLMKRLLQQDEGMDKVTPLALRLTATVMLGACLTMAVIGEWLIVTLFGVAYQPAYPALLALLPGLLGLCYASILRLDLIGKNRPGTVSLLMGIGALLNLALNLLLIPAYGIVGAAAASSIAYLAVTVAMLVLYCRLSGVAFWQTLIILPSDLTPMWLMLQRRKAA; this comes from the coding sequence ATGAGTCGAGGCAGTTACCTCAAGCATCTGGCGCTGAGCATGGGCACCAAACTGGCGATGATCGCCCTGCGCCTGCTGAGGAATGTGCTGCTGGCGCGGATTCTCGGCCCCAGCGAACGGGGGTTGTTCGCCCTGCTCAGCACCCTGCCGGACCTGATCAGCGCCGCGACCAGCGGCGGCTTGAATTCGGCGGTCGGTTATCAGGCCGCCAAGCAACGGCCGATGGGGTTGTTGCTCGCGCAAGTGCTGGTGTTCGGTTGCTTGCTGGCAGGCCTGCTGACCTTGCTGGTGGTAGCGCTGGTGCGCGAGTTCGGCAGTGAACTGGACGTGACGATGCAACTCGGTCTGCTGGCGTGGCTGTTGCTGCTGGCGGTGCCGTTGACCGTGCTCAAAAGCGGCCTGCTGACCTTGCACAATGCGTCCGGCGGCGTGGTCGCTTTCAATGCCTTGCGGCTGGTGGAATCCCTGGCACCGCTGTTGCTGTTTCTCGCGTTGTTCTGGATGTGGAAAGAAGCGGCCCTTGAAGCCGCACTGATCAGTTGGCTGGCCGGGATCAGTCTGGTGGTGCTGGTCGGCTGGCTGTGGCTCAAACGCGCGCAACCGTTGCAGCTGCAATGGGATCGCGCGAGCCAGAACGAACTGCTGCGCTTCAGTGCGCGCAGTCATCCCGATCTGCTGTTTCAGCAGGTGATCCTGCGTTCCGATTACCTGTTCATCGGCGCCCTGCTTGGCAGCACGGCGCTCGGTCATTACGCGATGGCCAGTGCTGCCGCCGAGCTGCTGCTGATCGTCCCGGAAGCGGTGACCACGCCGCTGATGAAACGCCTGCTGCAACAGGACGAAGGCATGGACAAAGTCACGCCGCTGGCCTTGCGCCTGACCGCCACGGTGATGCTCGGCGCCTGCCTGACCATGGCCGTGATCGGCGAATGGCTGATCGTCACCCTGTTCGGCGTCGCCTACCAACCGGCGTATCCGGCGCTGCTAGCGTTGCTGCCGGGGCTGCTGGGTCTTTGTTACGCGAGCATCCTGCGCCTGGATCTGATCGGCAAGAATCGCCCCGGCACGGTGTCGCTGCTGATGGGGATCGGCGCGCTGCTTAACCTCGCGCTGAACCTGCTGCTGATTCCGGCCTACGGCATCGTCGGCGCGGCGGCGGCGTCGTCGATTGCCTATCTGGCGGTGACCGTGGCAATGCTGGTGTTGTACTGCCGGTTGAGCGGCGTGGCGTTCTGGCAAACCCTGATCATTCTGCCCAGCGACCTCACGCCGATGTGGCTGATGCTGCAAAGACGGAAAGCGGCATGA
- a CDS encoding polysaccharide deacetylase family protein has protein sequence MAIKQLIKRTSGWLYLNSSVGRNQLHGAGVILMLHRVLSNDRAADLPHRNELCVGPKAFEHLLVWLRKHFDCVPLMEILQPNALRTERPQVALTFDDGWRDNAANAFPLLQKHQVPASIFLSTDFIGSRQRFWWESIGETLWGSHGEKPRMHLIEYLQSIHHPVPVLLDDIDVDRRSLTLLHYLQGLKALDPMMLERLTDECPQESQPQALDWHQVRAMESSGLVRFGPHGASHAILTGLDDVRLSEEISRSRDALHNGCNRPLPVYCYPNGDNDERVREQIANHDYPFALGTGSGIYRGNGDPLNLPRFGVSQRTARNPELLSLRIFRGARP, from the coding sequence ATGGCGATCAAACAACTGATTAAACGCACCAGCGGCTGGCTCTATCTCAACTCGTCCGTGGGGCGAAACCAGTTGCACGGCGCCGGCGTGATCCTGATGTTGCACCGGGTGCTGTCCAACGACCGCGCCGCCGACCTGCCGCACCGCAACGAACTCTGTGTCGGGCCCAAGGCCTTCGAACACCTGCTGGTGTGGCTGCGCAAGCATTTCGATTGCGTGCCGCTGATGGAAATCCTCCAGCCCAACGCCTTGCGCACGGAGCGTCCGCAAGTGGCGCTGACCTTCGACGACGGCTGGCGCGACAACGCCGCCAACGCCTTCCCGTTGCTGCAGAAACATCAGGTGCCGGCGAGCATTTTTCTCTCCACCGATTTCATCGGCAGCCGTCAGCGTTTCTGGTGGGAAAGCATCGGCGAAACCCTGTGGGGCAGCCACGGCGAAAAACCGCGCATGCACCTGATCGAATATTTGCAGTCGATCCATCATCCAGTGCCGGTGCTGCTGGACGACATCGATGTGGATCGGCGCAGCCTGACGCTGTTGCATTACCTGCAAGGGCTTAAAGCGCTTGACCCGATGATGCTCGAACGCCTGACCGACGAATGCCCGCAAGAGTCGCAACCCCAGGCATTGGACTGGCATCAGGTGCGGGCGATGGAGTCTTCCGGTCTGGTGCGTTTCGGCCCCCACGGCGCCAGCCACGCGATCCTCACCGGCCTGGACGACGTGCGCCTGAGCGAAGAAATCAGCCGCAGCCGCGATGCCCTGCACAACGGCTGCAACCGGCCGCTGCCGGTGTATTGCTACCCCAACGGTGACAACGATGAGCGGGTGCGCGAACAGATCGCCAATCACGATTACCCCTTCGCGCTCGGCACCGGCAGCGGTATCTATCGCGGCAACGGCGATCCGCTGAACCTGCCGCGCTTCGGTGTCAGCCAGCGCACCGCGCGCAATCCGGAGCTGCTGTCGTTGCGGATCTTTCGCGGGGCGCGGCCATGA
- a CDS encoding glycosyltransferase, with protein MAEFIFWLCLLLPVYAYVGYPLLLTLLAPLFPAWRHSPAPPLNISIVIAAHNESRHIEHKLRSLLSQDYQPATLQIILASDGSTDDTVACAHKVVDPRITVLDLPRQGKAATLNAGVALATGDILVFTDADNQWSRETLGYLLAPLSDPQVGACAGHMVIPVTGGGLSVGDSLYRHYEGWLRRVENRTGCMVSADGALLALRRELFENVPAEVNDDFFISTCAPVKFKRIVYVPEAQVIDHGVDEADKQFRRRQRVTVGGLQSLAQRSELLNPFRHGLYSIALISHKLIRRLAPILLLPLLLSNFWLWEEHGFYRLSLIAQLIGYAIAIAGLLDSQHRLPKPFRLAAFLLVTLAGMSIGLWQFLRGQRYAQWNPDQNR; from the coding sequence GTGGCTGAATTCATTTTCTGGCTGTGCCTGCTGTTGCCGGTGTACGCCTATGTCGGCTACCCGCTGCTGCTGACGCTGCTCGCGCCGTTGTTTCCGGCGTGGCGCCACAGCCCGGCACCGCCGCTGAACATCAGCATCGTCATCGCCGCCCATAACGAGTCGCGACATATCGAACACAAGCTGCGCTCGTTGCTGTCCCAGGATTATCAGCCGGCGACCCTGCAAATCATTCTGGCCAGCGACGGTTCCACCGACGACACCGTGGCCTGCGCGCACAAGGTCGTCGACCCGCGAATCACCGTGCTCGACCTGCCCCGCCAGGGCAAGGCTGCCACGCTGAATGCCGGCGTAGCACTGGCCACCGGCGACATTCTGGTGTTCACCGACGCCGACAACCAATGGTCGCGGGAAACCCTCGGCTACCTGCTGGCGCCCCTGAGCGATCCGCAGGTTGGCGCCTGCGCCGGGCACATGGTGATTCCGGTCACTGGCGGTGGTTTGAGTGTCGGCGACAGTCTCTACCGGCACTACGAGGGCTGGTTGCGCCGGGTCGAGAATCGCACCGGTTGCATGGTCTCCGCCGACGGCGCCCTGCTCGCCCTGCGCCGGGAACTGTTCGAGAACGTACCGGCGGAGGTCAACGATGATTTCTTCATCAGCACCTGCGCCCCGGTGAAATTCAAACGCATCGTCTACGTGCCCGAAGCGCAAGTGATCGACCACGGCGTGGACGAAGCCGACAAGCAATTCCGCCGTCGCCAGCGGGTCACCGTCGGCGGGCTGCAAAGCCTGGCGCAACGCAGCGAACTGCTCAATCCGTTCAGGCACGGGCTGTATTCGATTGCGTTGATCAGCCACAAGTTGATCCGCCGCCTGGCGCCGATCCTGTTGCTGCCGCTGCTGTTGAGCAATTTCTGGTTGTGGGAAGAGCACGGTTTCTATCGCCTGAGCCTGATCGCGCAACTGATCGGCTACGCCATCGCCATTGCCGGACTGCTGGATTCGCAACACCGCTTGCCCAAACCGTTCCGCCTTGCGGCATTCCTGCTGGTGACACTGGCGGGCATGAGCATCGGCCTGTGGCAGTTCCTGCGCGGCCAGCGTTACGCCCAGTGGAACCCTGACCAAAACCGTTGA
- a CDS encoding glycosyltransferase, which translates to MSRISIVIPMYNEARHIGRTLLAAQKAAHAANVECELIVVDNGSSDDGPQIARQFGAHVLVMPGLLIGALRNRGTAIATGEWLAFIDADIEMPEDWLTGLFALEAEGQADVFGLDLHTPAAAPWYATAWQRRTLRPTNHAAHVVDWLPSANLLMRRPWFDKVGGFNETLRTGEDKEFTLRLRERGAQLLSVNESVALHWGYEMNWREWMGKELWRQGSHLQLLRSHGFSLRLLRFPMLSIIVWILDFLAISALLDGFPHHAAVMVMLTLIPGLVLSVRQSRQQHDLGFTLQLWGLHWVRLHLAGAAFILSLCHWNARRPARG; encoded by the coding sequence ATGAGCCGGATCAGCATCGTCATCCCGATGTACAACGAAGCCCGACACATTGGCCGAACCCTGCTGGCCGCGCAGAAAGCCGCCCACGCGGCAAATGTCGAGTGCGAGCTGATCGTGGTCGACAACGGTTCCAGCGACGACGGCCCGCAGATCGCCCGACAGTTCGGCGCCCATGTGCTGGTGATGCCGGGCCTGCTGATCGGCGCGCTGCGCAATCGCGGCACGGCCATCGCCACCGGTGAATGGCTGGCGTTTATCGACGCCGACATCGAAATGCCCGAAGACTGGCTCACGGGATTGTTCGCCCTCGAAGCCGAAGGCCAGGCCGACGTGTTCGGTCTGGACCTGCACACGCCCGCCGCCGCGCCGTGGTACGCCACCGCATGGCAACGCCGGACCCTGCGCCCGACGAACCACGCCGCCCATGTGGTCGACTGGCTGCCCAGCGCCAACCTGCTGATGCGCAGGCCTTGGTTCGACAAGGTCGGCGGCTTCAACGAAACCCTGCGCACCGGCGAAGACAAAGAGTTCACCCTGCGCTTGCGCGAACGGGGCGCCCAGTTGCTTTCGGTCAACGAAAGCGTGGCCCTGCACTGGGGTTACGAAATGAACTGGCGCGAATGGATGGGCAAGGAATTGTGGCGCCAGGGCAGTCACCTGCAACTGCTGCGCAGTCACGGCTTCAGCCTGCGCCTGCTGCGGTTTCCGATGCTGTCGATCATCGTCTGGATTCTGGATTTCCTGGCGATTTCCGCCCTGCTCGACGGCTTTCCCCATCACGCCGCAGTCATGGTGATGCTGACGCTGATACCGGGGCTGGTGCTCAGCGTGCGCCAGAGCCGCCAGCAACACGACCTAGGTTTCACCCTGCAACTGTGGGGCCTGCACTGGGTGCGCCTGCACCTGGCGGGCGCCGCATTCATTCTCAGTCTGTGTCATTGGAACGCCAGGAGGCCTGCCCGTGGCTGA
- a CDS encoding O-antigen ligase family protein, whose product MIFPLSIVSLLGLVCIALLASPWPYLAPGAVLGLVGFAVLYRKPTWGLLGIAALVPFEGFFKDSSLSGSKLIGASLAVILMLQLAMHQIPSDRLRSNIWRFLIAFMALYFLSLLNTDDMGMSLGHLREISVGLILFVITLLIGRELNLDLFARLVTLAVSMTCAMAMFSTKFQDQGRAAGLLEDPNAFALLIAFAIPLGLLLVIRSPNLLHRLFWGGCCLLLLGGMTKTESRSGLVVLALSLVIGCWHYRAQLARIRPRHLGFAMLGAAIVIPLAIYAMPAGYIARIQSLSVLSAGAKGHNDESLGRRASYIVVGSQMIRENPLLGSGPGTFPLHYATTGYAKAFSANRKIGDLYRRAHNTYLEIFSELGVPAGLMFVGMLALGLYNLMRARKEWMLRRNWQQADLMTHLGVSFLSLTLFLMFLSAPNQKYLWIMLALTSVLRLKAEQAPMTEAKA is encoded by the coding sequence ATGATTTTCCCGCTCTCGATCGTCAGTCTGCTGGGCCTGGTCTGCATCGCTCTTTTGGCCAGCCCCTGGCCCTACCTCGCACCGGGCGCAGTGCTCGGTCTGGTGGGATTCGCGGTGCTGTACCGCAAACCGACCTGGGGCCTGCTCGGCATTGCCGCCCTGGTGCCGTTCGAGGGCTTCTTCAAGGACAGCTCACTGTCCGGCAGCAAACTGATCGGTGCTTCGCTGGCGGTGATCCTGATGCTGCAACTGGCGATGCACCAGATTCCCTCGGATCGCCTGCGCAGCAATATCTGGCGCTTTCTGATCGCCTTTATGGCGCTGTACTTTCTGAGCCTGCTCAACACCGATGACATGGGCATGTCGCTCGGCCACCTGCGGGAAATCAGTGTCGGCCTGATTCTGTTTGTCATCACTCTGCTGATCGGCCGCGAGCTGAACCTCGACCTGTTCGCCCGGCTGGTAACCCTGGCCGTCAGCATGACCTGCGCCATGGCCATGTTCTCCACCAAGTTCCAGGATCAGGGCCGCGCCGCCGGCCTGCTCGAAGACCCCAACGCCTTCGCCCTGCTGATCGCTTTCGCCATTCCGTTGGGGCTGCTGCTGGTGATCCGCAGCCCGAACCTGTTGCATCGGCTGTTCTGGGGCGGTTGCTGCCTGCTGTTGCTCGGCGGCATGACCAAGACCGAATCGCGCTCCGGGCTGGTGGTGCTGGCCTTGAGTCTGGTGATCGGTTGCTGGCACTACCGCGCGCAACTGGCGCGGATTCGTCCTCGTCATCTCGGCTTTGCCATGCTCGGCGCGGCGATCGTGATTCCGCTGGCGATCTATGCGATGCCTGCCGGCTACATCGCGCGCATCCAGTCCCTCAGCGTCCTGAGCGCCGGCGCCAAGGGGCACAACGACGAATCCCTCGGCCGCCGCGCCTCGTACATCGTGGTCGGCAGCCAGATGATCCGCGAAAACCCGCTGCTCGGTTCCGGCCCCGGCACCTTCCCGCTGCACTACGCCACCACCGGCTACGCCAAGGCGTTTTCCGCCAACCGCAAAATCGGCGACCTGTACCGCCGGGCGCACAACACCTACCTGGAAATCTTCAGCGAACTGGGGGTTCCCGCCGGTTTGATGTTCGTCGGTATGCTCGCGCTTGGCCTGTACAACCTGATGCGTGCGCGCAAGGAATGGATGCTGCGGCGCAACTGGCAACAGGCGGATCTGATGACCCATCTCGGGGTGAGTTTCCTGTCGCTGACGCTGTTCCTGATGTTCCTCAGCGCGCCGAACCAGAAATACCTGTGGATCATGCTCGCGCTGACCAGCGTCCTGCGCCTGAAAGCCGAGCAGGCACCGATGACGGAGGCCAAAGCATGA
- a CDS encoding glycosyltransferase family 4 protein → MNTPSSPNAALPIMHLLSSGGFYGAERMLLDHCLATPGQHQVLFLDAPPELIARFRQAGVDAQGCAGLAALLRHLRQRRSERPLINTHNFKGLLFGWVGATLLRLPLVITQHGFTPRSRKQKFYTWLSLQLCRTASVDRVVCVAESIAVLHRQASVRAEKLQVIPNGLPAAVALLCDAPRQRWLAGYVGRLSSEKGPDLFLDALIPLCHQHPQLDAVMLGDGPEREDLQARIDAAGLQQRIRLPGYQTDMRHWWQQLDALVISSRTEGTPMILLEAMQAGVPVVAFGVGGIPDVLENRHNGLLAAPTDSAALARQLDTLLSEPGLARQLRDNAKRTQQDRYDLKALAERWSQLYIRTAREARA, encoded by the coding sequence TTGAACACGCCGTCCTCCCCGAATGCCGCCCTGCCGATCATGCACTTGCTCAGCAGCGGTGGCTTCTATGGGGCCGAGCGGATGTTGCTCGATCATTGCCTGGCGACACCGGGGCAGCACCAGGTGCTGTTCCTCGATGCGCCGCCGGAATTGATCGCGCGCTTTCGCCAGGCCGGCGTCGATGCGCAAGGCTGCGCAGGGCTCGCTGCCCTGCTGCGGCACTTGCGTCAGCGGCGCAGTGAACGGCCATTGATCAACACGCACAATTTCAAAGGCCTGTTGTTCGGCTGGGTCGGCGCCACGCTGTTGCGCCTGCCGCTGGTGATTACCCAACACGGTTTCACCCCGCGCAGCCGCAAGCAGAAGTTCTACACCTGGCTGAGCCTGCAACTGTGCCGCACGGCGTCGGTGGATCGGGTGGTGTGTGTCGCCGAAAGCATCGCGGTGTTGCATCGCCAGGCCAGCGTACGCGCGGAGAAGTTGCAGGTGATCCCCAACGGTTTGCCGGCAGCCGTCGCGCTGCTTTGCGATGCGCCCCGGCAACGCTGGCTCGCCGGTTACGTCGGGCGTTTGAGCAGTGAGAAAGGCCCGGACCTGTTTCTCGACGCGCTGATCCCGCTGTGTCACCAGCACCCGCAACTTGACGCGGTGATGCTCGGCGACGGCCCGGAACGCGAAGACTTGCAGGCGCGGATCGACGCCGCCGGTTTGCAGCAACGCATCCGCTTGCCGGGTTACCAGACCGACATGCGGCACTGGTGGCAGCAACTCGATGCGCTGGTGATCAGCTCGCGCACCGAAGGCACGCCGATGATTCTGCTCGAAGCGATGCAGGCCGGGGTACCGGTGGTGGCATTCGGCGTCGGCGGAATTCCCGATGTGCTGGAGAACCGCCACAACGGCTTGCTCGCCGCCCCCACCGACAGCGCTGCCCTGGCCCGCCAGCTCGACACGTTGCTGTCCGAGCCTGGCCTGGCGCGGCAACTGCGCGACAACGCAAAACGCACGCAACAGGACCGCTACGACCTCAAGGCCCTGGCCGAACGCTGGTCGCAGCTGTACATCCGCACGGCACGGGAGGCACGCGCATGA
- a CDS encoding GumC family protein, translating to MNPKENYLHEFFRIFFANKQLVKRVFLIFAVIALVLPLLLKQSFDITAQVIVQSKKLSQGDATTSLTVDNATFIPPSLADMETESNILRSPALIRQTISELRDKGEYTPSPGLFNKLVSEPFKRYISSPLRQYVINPVRNTLGLETDPVRDTALDALTQQAMDSLKIETLPGSNVISIVYSFPDPHQGTTFVAALLQNYLVSRQALQSIDLPQSFYETKKHLYQVRLDGLEANRQALLESVGASDPKEEITFRLNAINTEEQALNLYRDRLLQSQRWLEYLKTALAAASNNKLNDYTFPYTFTTTVDNVAFEDREIKQMGEQLTTQVSRYMNDLAVFQPGSEPMLLTREQIARTRQQFLKVVSNRIQERTNDLAVVQQVIDQKTARIAEFKNRIHELQQTQSKLRQMDTEIDAMHAAFSTYAQRFAESSTTRSLSDDLSNARVLSPPFEPTEAAFPKPMLIIPFGLFTGLLLAIALVYVREFFDHRFKHPAQISHELGLPVLLVINDQNAQPSNPHRNWTVPSFVHWVRN from the coding sequence ATGAATCCAAAGGAAAACTACCTGCATGAGTTCTTCAGGATCTTCTTCGCCAACAAGCAACTGGTGAAACGGGTCTTCCTGATCTTTGCGGTGATCGCGCTGGTGCTGCCGCTGCTGCTCAAACAGAGCTTCGATATCACCGCTCAGGTGATCGTGCAGTCGAAAAAGCTTTCACAGGGCGACGCCACCACGTCGCTGACCGTGGACAACGCCACCTTCATCCCGCCGTCGCTGGCGGACATGGAAACCGAGAGCAACATCCTGCGCTCGCCGGCGCTGATCCGTCAGACCATCAGCGAACTGCGCGACAAGGGCGAATACACCCCTTCGCCCGGCCTGTTCAACAAACTGGTGAGCGAGCCGTTCAAGCGCTACATCAGCTCGCCGCTGCGCCAGTACGTGATCAACCCGGTGCGCAACACCCTCGGGCTTGAAACCGATCCGGTGCGCGACACCGCACTTGATGCGCTGACCCAGCAAGCCATGGACAGCCTGAAGATCGAGACCCTGCCCGGCTCCAACGTGATCTCGATCGTCTACAGCTTCCCGGACCCGCATCAAGGCACGACTTTCGTCGCCGCCCTGTTGCAGAACTATCTGGTGAGCCGTCAGGCGCTGCAATCGATCGACCTGCCGCAGTCCTTCTACGAAACCAAGAAACACCTGTATCAGGTGCGCCTCGATGGACTGGAAGCCAATCGCCAGGCACTGCTGGAAAGTGTCGGCGCGTCGGATCCGAAGGAGGAAATCACTTTCCGCCTGAACGCGATCAACACCGAAGAGCAGGCGCTGAACCTGTACCGCGACCGCCTGCTGCAAAGCCAGCGCTGGCTCGAGTACCTGAAAACCGCGCTGGCCGCCGCCAGTAACAACAAACTCAACGACTACACCTTCCCCTACACCTTCACCACCACGGTCGACAACGTGGCGTTCGAGGACCGGGAAATCAAACAGATGGGCGAGCAACTGACCACGCAAGTCAGCCGCTACATGAACGATCTGGCCGTGTTCCAGCCCGGCAGCGAGCCGATGCTGCTGACCCGCGAGCAGATTGCCCGTACCCGTCAGCAGTTCCTCAAGGTCGTGAGCAACCGCATCCAGGAACGCACCAACGATCTGGCGGTGGTCCAGCAGGTGATCGATCAGAAAACCGCGCGCATCGCCGAGTTCAAGAACCGCATCCACGAGCTGCAGCAAACCCAGAGCAAGCTGCGGCAGATGGACACCGAAATCGATGCCATGCACGCTGCTTTCTCGACCTACGCCCAGCGTTTCGCCGAAAGCAGCACCACCCGCTCGCTGAGCGATGACCTGTCCAACGCCCGGGTGTTGAGCCCACCGTTCGAGCCGACCGAAGCAGCGTTCCCCAAACCGATGCTGATCATTCCGTTCGGGCTGTTTACCGGTCTGCTGCTGGCGATTGCGCTGGTCTACGTGCGTGAGTTCTTCGATCACCGCTTCAAACATCCGGCGCAAATCAGCCACGAACTGGGCCTGCCGGTGCTGCTGGTGATCAACGATCAGAACGCGCAACCGAGCAACCCGCACAGGAACTGGACGGTGCCAAGCTTCGTGCACTGGGTGCGCAATTGA